The segment taaaaatctgagtaAATGGTAATAGGAAATAATCATATTAACTTTTAAGCTAAGAACACCAGTATTTTGGCTGTATTattgtgaattttctttttcttagttaCCAGTACCTACTCTGTTCTCATTATCATCAAGGAAGTATTTAATAgtctgaaactttattttttttattctttgtgatatATGAACTCAGAAAATTAGTTATAAAATCATCACAACTTTTTGGCTTCATTAATTCCTAATCTATCTTACTTAGGGATGTTCGAAGTTCGCATCAatgttaaaaagttttttaaaacttaattttccccctggggccagagttatagtacagcaagtaggaatacttgtcttacacatagccaacccaagttctattcctgaAACCCcttatggtcacctgagctctcccaggagtgatccctgagtgcagagtcaggagtaagccctgagtattgtcatgtatggccccaaaacaaaagtacaaaacaaaaaatgtggttttttttttaagcagactTAAAGAGGTGAGGGTTAAGATCCTCAAATGAAAACTGAGAGGGGGGGtaaatactgaaaaattatttttaaaagcttcactaagtccagagagagatagtacagtagggcaAGGTGATGCCTCgcataaggccaacccaggttctatatcTGGTACCACTTAtcatccctgagtatcaccaggagtgatccctgagcacagaaccaggaataagcctgaacaCAACTAGGTTTTCCCCCTTCTATTGCCCCCTACAAAAAAAAGTTTCACTAAGTCCTGATACTCAAATGGCTCAAAGACCAAAAACACTAGCATCACTTGGAAACTTGCTAGAACTGCAAGACTCAGGCCCCCATCCTAGACTTATTTAATTAGAATCTCTATGAAACTATGCAATTTTCACATTATTCTGACACAAACTTAATTTTCAGGATCActgcattaattaaaaataatgagatacGTTGACTCCCAAGAGCTAGatctagataaaataaaattggagctacAAGCACAATATTTGCCACTATTAATCAGAGCTAATGAATGGTTTCTGATTGTGTAAATCAATACAACTTGTTAACTTTTCAAATGTTAGAGTGTATTAGAAATTTTCTATGTTCCTTAATTAgatatattatttactttttcaagTTATCTAAACATTTagttgtttatgtattttttattttcatatcttaAGAGAGAAAATGATTTGTAAATTTATGACCTACTATTCAGATCTTAAAGATTGTCTACTTCCTAGTTATATTTTAGTTCCCAAGATTGGACAAAAAAATCTGCATTTATCCTAGCTATATTTACTGATTGTTTAAATTGGATGCTTTAGATGCAGAAAATCTTACAATgataacaaaaaactaaaaaatatagttttatgtaCATATGTTGTTATAGTATTCTAGTAAGAGTTCTTGGCGCATTCTCCTTTGTGAGTTAAAAAGGTGTtgtgccttttattttatatgttttagtttacataaaaactattatttttttacagaaaattatTAGGATTAATAAATActgattatttttacttaaataagATAAACaccttttaattatattttaataaatataacatGTAAAGATTAAAAAGCTATTATGAAAAAAGATCTTTCATTCTTCAATTAGGATTACAATTTAAAGTTCCCATAAGAAGCAGAACCTACCTACAAACTAGTCTTAAATAAGACACCAAAGTGACAAATGACTCTGTCACATTCAATCTGTGTTAAAAACATAATAGAAAGGTAGCCAAGACCATCCTGCTTTTACCTGATTATTTGAAGCAATTTATTGCATTGGGCTAAAAATTCACATGCAAAATCTTTGGTTTGCTTTACAAAACAAAGTGTGAATATATTGATTTTAGGTTTTTTCTAACAATAGTAAAAGTATAAAGTAATTTTCACAATTATGGAGTAATAGAGAATTTTAATGAGActggaaaaagggaaaatatatctGCTATTACTCAATCTATTTAACATGGTATTGGAGCTACTATCTATGTTTTCCCTTTTAACAGGAAACATAACTGGATACAAAgattatttaaactattttatgttACTATAATCAAAAAATTGCTCTAAGAAGTTTCATGTTAAAATTAAAGTTGAAAAGGCAATATAAAGTGATGTGAAAATAATAAACCACTAGGTTAGTGGTGGAGTACTTGTATtgaatgtgtgagaccctgggtttgatccctaggacagcaaaaacaaacaaaaaactaacacATAGAAAATTGACAAAATGCATAAACATTTGATTcaaacaatgaattttttttttcaagcaaatTTCCCCTCAGGGAGTTCATTCATGACACTACTTAATTTCCCTCCTAAAACATGGATTGTTCCATCAGTCTAACACAGCCCAGGATTTCTGTCTTCATAATAAAAGATGAAGCTTAGAACTGGATCACttgtccctttctctttttatcgCCTCCCAGTTCAAAATGCTTGCATCTCTTAATGGCCAGCATTCTCTTAGATCTGCAGTTGGGCTTGACACATTCAAGTCTCAACACAATCTTCTTTGTAGTTTTAGCCTTTTTCCGGAAAATCGGTTTAGTCTGACCTCCGTAACCACTCTGCTTCCTGTCATAACGACGCTTTCCCTGGGCATACAGAGAATCCTTGCCCTTTCTGTACTGTGTGACTTTGTGGGGCTGATGTTCGCCACATTTCTTATAGAAAGTCCGGCGGGTTTTCGGTACGTTCACCATGCTTGTGGCAGCGGTGTCCGCGAggcaaaaaaacccccaaacaatgaattttaaaagtgttttaggTGCTCTTCCGTGAGTGGCCGTCGGTGGTCCCGAGATGGTGCGCTACTCGCTGGACCCGGAGAACCCGACGAAATCATGCAAGTCCCGGGGCTAGAACCTTCGCGTGCATTTCAAGAACACTCAGGAAACAGCTCAGGCCATCAAGGGCATACATATCAGAAAGGCCACTAAGTACTTGAAGGATGTCACTCTGCAGAAGCAGTGTGTGCCTTTCCGGCATTACAAGGGTGGCATTGGGAGGTGTGCCCAGGCCAAGCAGTGGGGCTGGACACAGGGTCGTTGGCCCAAAAAGAGTGCTGAATTCTTACTGCACATGCTTAAAGATGCAGAAAGTAATGCTGAACTCAAGGGTTTAGATGTAGATTCTCTGGTCATTGAGCATATCCAG is part of the Sorex araneus isolate mSorAra2 chromosome 2, mSorAra2.pri, whole genome shotgun sequence genome and harbors:
- the LOC101556701 gene encoding 60S ribosomal protein L36a-like, whose amino-acid sequence is MVNVPKTRRTFYKKCGEHQPHKVTQYRKGKDSLYAQGKRRYDRKQSGYGGQTKPIFRKKAKTTKKIVLRLECVKPNCRSKRMLAIKRCKHFELGGDKKRKGQVIQF